A stretch of the Sulfurospirillum sp. UCH001 genome encodes the following:
- a CDS encoding YitT family protein: MKQSSRSLALLQYVYVLLGTMSMAFAVVCFLSPNNMVTGGGIGIALIIHYIVTSLTLGTLIILVSIPFIVLGFVYFGKQYTFKTLLAMLATSFFTDLFREVLHLKPLTDDILLAAIFGGMFIGLGVGLVIKGRSSTGSTSVVGEIVAMKSKFKASEVLLAIDVSIMLAFIVAHGDIKKALYSMIGVYVTAKMIDVILIGRPPRKVVQIVSNNVETLTEQIRERIEEHGTVFTGVGLHHQKQIKTVILVTVETSKIQLLKDIIREYDPEAFLIISEASEFLGRD; the protein is encoded by the coding sequence ATGAAACAATCCTCACGCTCCTTAGCACTCCTGCAATATGTCTATGTGCTCTTAGGCACGATGTCAATGGCATTTGCTGTCGTTTGCTTTTTATCTCCAAACAATATGGTCACAGGTGGTGGCATTGGTATCGCATTGATTATTCACTACATTGTGACTTCATTGACGCTTGGAACGCTCATCATTTTGGTGAGTATTCCTTTTATTGTTTTAGGATTTGTCTATTTTGGGAAACAATACACCTTTAAAACGCTTTTAGCGATGCTTGCGACCTCTTTTTTTACTGATTTGTTTCGAGAAGTTTTACATCTCAAGCCACTTACTGATGACATACTTTTAGCAGCTATCTTTGGTGGTATGTTTATAGGGCTTGGTGTTGGATTGGTTATTAAAGGGCGATCTTCTACGGGAAGTACTTCCGTTGTAGGTGAAATCGTTGCGATGAAGAGCAAATTTAAAGCCTCAGAAGTTCTCTTAGCCATCGATGTGAGCATTATGCTTGCGTTTATTGTGGCGCACGGTGACATCAAAAAAGCACTCTACAGTATGATAGGTGTGTATGTGACTGCAAAAATGATCGATGTCATTTTGATTGGTCGTCCACCTCGAAAAGTTGTCCAAATTGTCTCAAATAATGTTGAAACGCTCACCGAACAAATCCGTGAACGCATTGAAGAGCATGGAACGGTCTTTACAGGTGTTGGGCTGCATCATCAGAAGCAGATTAAAACGGTGATTTTAGTTACCGTTGAAACATCAAAAATTCAGCTACTGAAAGACATTATTCGTGAATACGATCCAGAAGCCTTTTTGATTATCTCAGAAGCATCTGAATTTCTAGGAAGAGACTAA
- the sppA gene encoding signal peptide peptidase SppA produces MLELIKKPFIWIGAVFNYIQNHFKTVLLLLILILVFGSQDELKHPNLAVVKIEGEILNVEEILENIEDATKDEKIKGVLLQVDSPGGALAPSIELSMAVKRLAEKKPVVAYAAGSMTSGSYYASIWANHIIANPGAFVGSIGVLFQAPNVAELAKKLGISEQIITAGEYKQMGTFTREWTAKERGALKELIDDAYTLFITDVATARGLNLAKPNEFANAQVFIASKALNVHLIDEIGSINDAKTKVEELANVSHAVWQKPDKMDKWMKKLESSSKLPIFNLMGYLK; encoded by the coding sequence ATGTTAGAGCTTATTAAAAAACCTTTTATTTGGATAGGTGCTGTTTTTAACTATATCCAAAATCACTTCAAAACAGTGCTGCTTTTACTCATTCTTATTCTTGTATTTGGCTCGCAAGATGAGTTAAAACATCCTAACCTTGCGGTTGTCAAAATTGAAGGTGAAATCCTTAATGTTGAAGAAATTTTAGAAAATATTGAAGATGCAACCAAAGATGAAAAAATTAAAGGCGTGCTTTTGCAGGTTGATTCTCCAGGTGGTGCACTTGCCCCTTCCATCGAGCTTTCTATGGCAGTCAAACGCTTAGCTGAGAAGAAGCCTGTCGTAGCATATGCTGCTGGAAGTATGACCAGTGGTAGTTACTATGCCTCTATTTGGGCAAACCATATCATCGCCAATCCAGGGGCTTTTGTAGGCTCTATCGGCGTACTTTTCCAAGCTCCTAATGTGGCAGAACTTGCTAAAAAACTAGGCATTTCTGAGCAAATTATTACTGCGGGCGAATACAAACAGATGGGAACGTTTACACGTGAATGGACAGCTAAAGAACGTGGAGCGCTTAAAGAACTTATCGATGATGCGTACACGCTTTTCATTACCGATGTAGCAACTGCGCGTGGACTTAATCTTGCAAAACCAAATGAGTTTGCCAATGCCCAAGTTTTCATCGCAAGCAAAGCACTCAATGTTCATCTTATCGATGAAATCGGCTCTATCAATGACGCGAAAACAAAAGTGGAAGAGCTGGCAAATGTAAGTCATGCTGTTTGGCAAAAACCTGACAAGATGGATAAATGGATGAAAAAGTTAGAGAGTAGCTCAAAATTACCTATTTTTAACTTGATGGGGTATCTCAAATAA
- a CDS encoding metal-dependent hydrolase, with translation MTLITADFILTCNEGFEIIENGAMLFDERIIEVGKCEELKAKHPTATIIETPQNSVILPGLINAHVHLEFSANQSMLRYGDFIVWLQSVIKHREELSALATTELIGSKLQEMLKNGTTSLGAISSFGADLEACVQAPQRVVYFNEVLGSVPSAVDAMYGDFRGRLETSKEFKSERFIPAVSVHSPYSTHPILAKKALQVALEEECVVSTHFMESPAERAWIDEGSGDFQTFFSAFNPHAKPLCSALEYLELFKQNKTLFTHAVQAKKEELKTIADQKATLTHCPVSNRLLGVGKLDIDAVEKANINLTLGTDGLSSNISLSLWDEMRSALMMHPQKELSYLAKTLLQSVTSNAAHALGLSCGILKQGCYSDFIVTTLPQACECDDVALQLILHTHQTHLTFIDGEKQC, from the coding sequence GTGACTCTTATAACCGCCGATTTTATACTTACCTGTAATGAAGGGTTTGAAATCATTGAAAATGGTGCTATGTTGTTTGATGAACGTATCATCGAAGTAGGTAAATGTGAAGAACTTAAAGCCAAACACCCAACTGCAACCATCATTGAAACGCCTCAAAACAGTGTTATTTTGCCAGGACTCATTAATGCACATGTTCACCTAGAATTTAGTGCCAACCAAAGTATGCTTCGCTATGGCGATTTTATCGTATGGCTACAATCGGTCATCAAGCACCGAGAAGAACTCAGTGCACTTGCAACAACAGAGCTTATTGGCTCGAAACTTCAAGAGATGCTTAAAAACGGTACGACATCATTAGGAGCTATCAGTAGTTTTGGAGCAGACCTAGAAGCATGTGTGCAGGCACCTCAACGTGTCGTTTACTTCAATGAAGTATTAGGCTCCGTTCCTAGTGCTGTGGACGCGATGTATGGTGATTTTAGAGGAAGATTAGAGACAAGTAAGGAGTTTAAAAGTGAACGCTTTATTCCAGCCGTATCTGTTCATTCACCTTATTCAACGCATCCAATCTTAGCGAAAAAAGCACTGCAAGTTGCCCTTGAAGAAGAGTGTGTTGTCTCTACGCATTTTATGGAAAGCCCAGCAGAACGAGCTTGGATCGATGAAGGAAGTGGTGATTTTCAAACCTTCTTTAGCGCGTTTAATCCTCACGCAAAGCCCTTGTGCTCTGCGCTAGAGTATCTTGAGTTGTTTAAGCAAAACAAAACGCTCTTTACACACGCTGTTCAAGCCAAAAAAGAAGAGTTAAAAACGATTGCTGACCAAAAAGCAACACTCACGCATTGCCCTGTTTCCAACCGACTTTTAGGAGTAGGAAAGCTGGATATTGATGCAGTGGAAAAAGCAAATATCAACCTCACGTTAGGAACCGATGGTCTTAGTTCTAACATCTCTTTGAGTCTTTGGGATGAGATGCGAAGCGCACTTATGATGCATCCACAAAAAGAACTTTCGTATCTAGCAAAAACACTCCTTCAAAGTGTTACATCTAACGCAGCCCACGCTTTAGGGCTTTCATGTGGCATACTGAAGCAAGGATGTTATAGCGACTTTATCGTAACAACGTTACCACAAGCGTGTGAATGTGATGATGTAGCATTACAGCTTATCTTACATACACATCAAACCCATTTAACTTTTATTGACGGAGAAAAACAATGTTAG
- the aroQ gene encoding type II 3-dehydroquinate dehydratase — MKIVVIQGPNLNMLGHREQSIYGGMKLEEIHSQMEAVAKQNGFEIEFFQSNLEGEIVDRIQECLGDADGIIINPAAYTHTSIAIRDAISAVSLPAIEVHISNIYRREEFRQKSMTAAVCTGQISGFGPFGYHLAMISMMQMLGELDALRKAQAAAQQQAAQA, encoded by the coding sequence ATGAAAATTGTCGTGATCCAAGGTCCAAATCTTAATATGCTCGGTCACCGTGAGCAAAGCATTTATGGCGGTATGAAACTTGAAGAGATTCACTCTCAAATGGAAGCAGTTGCAAAGCAAAATGGTTTTGAAATTGAATTTTTTCAATCCAATTTAGAGGGTGAGATTGTTGATCGTATTCAAGAGTGCTTAGGTGACGCTGATGGTATCATCATTAATCCAGCGGCATACACACATACGTCTATCGCTATTCGTGATGCGATTAGTGCTGTTTCTTTACCAGCGATTGAAGTACATATTAGCAATATCTACAGACGTGAAGAGTTCCGTCAAAAAAGCATGACAGCGGCTGTTTGTACAGGTCAAATCAGTGGTTTTGGACCATTTGGTTACCATCTTGCAATGATCTCAATGATGCAAATGTTAGGTGAGCTAGACGCATTACGTAAAGCTCAAGCAGCAGCACAACAACAAGCGGCACAAGCGTAA
- a CDS encoding M24 family metallopeptidase: MNNYILQDENALYFECGFSCDHAVFLKLGSEAFFITDARYTTEAAEVIKNATVLEGDRRDLLKTARLLIRKSGIKSLAYNPAEWNVEAYARFSDKLNINFQKKPNFSQQKRIIKTETELEILKKAALFGRDAFHRFGEFLKHDGLGIDEMMAHFEAESIFKHKGALDLSFSPIVALGANAAKPHALPTRKTLQKGELVLLDAGVKYQRYCSDRTRTSVFDEHFNFEKKQQFKDAHQQKVYDTVLLAQKAALKAVKIGVKAKEIDKAARDVIDKAGFGNYFVHSTGHGVGLDIHELPVIGSRSETIIEENMVFTIEPGIYLPEQFGVRIEDTIIVRKDGAEVMG, translated from the coding sequence GTGAACAACTACATTCTCCAAGATGAAAACGCACTCTATTTTGAGTGCGGTTTTTCATGTGATCACGCAGTTTTTTTAAAGCTGGGAAGTGAAGCGTTTTTTATTACCGATGCACGCTATACAACAGAAGCAGCTGAAGTCATTAAAAATGCAACGGTTTTGGAAGGTGATAGACGTGATTTGCTTAAAACAGCACGTCTGCTGATTCGCAAAAGCGGTATCAAATCACTTGCATATAACCCAGCAGAATGGAATGTGGAAGCCTATGCAAGGTTTTCAGATAAGCTCAATATCAATTTCCAAAAAAAACCTAACTTTTCACAGCAAAAACGTATCATCAAAACAGAAACAGAGCTTGAAATCTTGAAAAAAGCGGCTCTTTTTGGTAGAGATGCCTTTCATCGTTTTGGAGAATTTTTAAAACACGATGGCTTAGGAATAGACGAGATGATGGCACATTTTGAGGCTGAGTCTATTTTTAAACATAAAGGAGCATTGGACCTTAGTTTTTCGCCAATTGTAGCTCTTGGTGCTAATGCAGCTAAACCGCATGCACTTCCAACACGAAAAACACTTCAAAAGGGCGAACTTGTACTCCTCGATGCAGGAGTGAAGTATCAACGTTACTGTTCAGATCGCACACGAACAAGTGTGTTTGATGAGCATTTTAATTTCGAAAAAAAGCAACAGTTCAAAGATGCGCATCAACAAAAAGTGTATGACACGGTTTTATTGGCTCAAAAAGCTGCTTTAAAAGCTGTCAAAATTGGTGTAAAAGCCAAAGAGATTGATAAAGCGGCACGGGATGTCATCGATAAAGCAGGTTTTGGAAATTACTTTGTACACTCTACGGGACATGGTGTAGGACTTGACATCCATGAACTACCTGTTATTGGCTCACGTTCAGAAACCATCATTGAAGAAAACATGGTTTTCACCATAGAACCAGGCATTTACTTACCAGAGCAATTTGGTGTGCGTATTGAAGATACGATCATCGTACGAAAAGATGGCGCTGAGGTTATGGGGTGA
- the folK gene encoding 2-amino-4-hydroxy-6-hydroxymethyldihydropteridine diphosphokinase produces MKLERIRFFPTCKKAKKHFAHRVVIGLGGNEGDVKKRFVKLYRTLLNDPRFFVQESSAVLKNPPFGYLNQPDFYNAIIVMQTSLSAKALLKVLLHTEHLFGRVRLFKNGPRTLDLDIIFFDNQKIHQPNLIVPHPRWSERASVIVPLFTLKSFKGLR; encoded by the coding sequence GTGAAGTTAGAGCGTATTCGTTTTTTCCCAACGTGCAAGAAGGCAAAAAAGCACTTCGCGCATAGGGTTGTCATCGGCCTTGGTGGCAATGAAGGCGATGTAAAAAAACGTTTTGTAAAGCTTTACCGAACATTGTTAAACGATCCACGCTTTTTTGTGCAAGAAAGCTCAGCAGTTTTGAAAAATCCACCGTTTGGATATCTCAATCAGCCTGATTTTTATAATGCCATTATTGTGATGCAAACCTCACTTAGTGCCAAAGCATTACTCAAAGTCCTTTTACATACTGAGCACCTTTTCGGGCGCGTTAGGCTCTTTAAAAATGGACCAAGAACGTTAGATTTAGATATAATATTTTTCGATAATCAAAAAATTCATCAACCAAACTTAATCGTTCCACATCCTAGATGGTCGGAGCGTGCATCGGTTATCGTTCCACTCTTTACGCTAAAAAGTTTTAAAGGATTGAGGTGA
- the flhF gene encoding flagellar biosynthesis protein FlhF — protein MEVKFHTFSGETPAEALKQAQLECGENALVISTKQIRKKTISSSALYEVVVAIEEDQPTPPPPRPEPRVEPKYKSGEDVLFSLSEAAKQISQIAQATSDVGNPSASRQAEKAQNNEGLGEIKCEINKLADKIKLIQEMFWEEKAPHRNNLAIPSEFSEIYKLAKTSGMGEDHLENIMNLTLEHMPVRMKNSSETIKRYFQVLLRKLIPVRVEAELPKGNKRVMMFVGPTGVGKTTTIAKLAARYSYIQEKRAKVGIITLDTYRIGAVEQLFQYAKMMRLPIEDVVDPHDFNNALSSLSHCDVILIDTVGSSQYDKDKLLKLNKFLQSSQLQIDVNLVLSAGSKLEDLKEIYKNFSFLDIDTLIFTKFDETKVFGTIFSLIYDTDKPVSYFSIGQEVPDDIVPASSDFLVECILDGFEKKRGEHGNAGE, from the coding sequence ATTGAGGTGAAATTTCATACGTTTAGTGGTGAAACACCAGCAGAAGCACTCAAACAGGCTCAACTGGAATGCGGTGAAAATGCCCTTGTTATAAGTACCAAACAAATTCGTAAAAAGACCATTAGTAGTTCAGCACTTTACGAAGTGGTCGTTGCCATTGAAGAAGATCAGCCAACACCGCCACCTCCAAGACCTGAACCTCGTGTTGAGCCAAAATACAAAAGTGGCGAAGATGTTCTTTTTAGTCTTTCTGAAGCGGCTAAGCAGATCTCACAAATTGCACAAGCGACTAGTGATGTAGGAAATCCATCTGCTTCGAGACAGGCTGAAAAAGCACAAAACAATGAAGGATTAGGCGAGATAAAGTGCGAGATTAACAAACTTGCCGACAAAATTAAACTCATCCAAGAGATGTTTTGGGAAGAAAAAGCACCGCATCGTAATAATTTAGCTATCCCATCAGAGTTTTCTGAGATTTACAAGCTTGCTAAAACGAGTGGTATGGGGGAAGATCATTTAGAAAATATCATGAACTTAACGTTAGAGCATATGCCTGTTCGTATGAAAAACAGTTCTGAGACAATAAAGCGCTATTTTCAAGTACTTCTTCGTAAACTCATTCCTGTACGTGTGGAAGCAGAATTACCAAAAGGCAATAAACGTGTGATGATGTTTGTAGGACCCACAGGAGTTGGTAAAACTACAACGATTGCAAAGCTTGCTGCACGCTACTCTTACATTCAAGAAAAACGTGCAAAAGTGGGCATTATTACCTTAGACACTTACAGAATTGGTGCGGTTGAACAATTGTTTCAATACGCTAAAATGATGCGTTTGCCGATTGAAGATGTCGTAGATCCTCATGATTTCAACAACGCTCTCTCTTCTTTGAGCCATTGCGATGTTATCTTAATTGATACGGTTGGAAGTTCTCAGTACGATAAAGACAAACTGCTAAAACTCAATAAATTTCTTCAAAGTTCACAGCTGCAAATCGATGTTAATCTCGTTCTTTCTGCAGGAAGTAAACTGGAAGACCTCAAGGAAATTTATAAAAACTTCTCATTTCTCGATATAGATACACTTATTTTTACAAAATTTGATGAAACTAAAGTTTTTGGAACGATATTTTCTTTGATCTATGATACAGATAAGCCAGTGAGTTATTTTTCTATTGGTCAAGAGGTTCCAGATGACATTGTTCCCGCATCCAGTGATTTTTTGGTTGAATGTATTTTAGATGGCTTTGAGAAAAAACGAGGTGAACATGGAAACGCAGGCGAATAA
- a CDS encoding MinD/ParA family protein gives METQANKLQELVGAVSAKEQSHTKFIAITSGKGGVGKSTVSANMANVLANNGYKVGLFDADIGLANLDVILNVRIDKNILHVLKGECTLSDVIVPIKKNLLLIPGESGDEILKYSEQFLFERFLEETKVLNDLDFMIIDTGAGIGEHIQLFLEAADEVIVVTVPDPAAITDAYATIKITSKTQSNIHLILNMTKSEKEAQLIFDKINKVAMANIGNGLKLNLIGKLPEDKLISKSIKQRTLFTNDAPNSLASLDMKRIVNNLVYKLERKVLKTDTNKSFGSFFKRIIEQF, from the coding sequence ATGGAAACGCAGGCGAATAAACTCCAAGAACTAGTCGGCGCAGTTTCTGCTAAAGAGCAAAGCCATACAAAATTTATTGCTATAACAAGTGGTAAGGGTGGTGTTGGTAAAAGTACCGTCAGTGCTAATATGGCGAATGTTTTAGCCAATAATGGTTATAAAGTAGGTCTTTTTGACGCAGATATTGGTCTAGCAAACTTAGATGTTATTCTCAATGTGCGCATTGATAAAAATATTTTACATGTTTTAAAAGGCGAATGTACACTCTCTGATGTCATTGTTCCTATCAAAAAAAATCTCTTGCTCATTCCAGGAGAGAGTGGTGATGAGATTTTAAAATACTCTGAGCAGTTTTTATTTGAACGCTTCCTAGAAGAGACCAAAGTGCTCAATGATCTTGATTTTATGATTATTGACACAGGAGCGGGCATTGGTGAGCATATTCAACTCTTTTTAGAAGCTGCAGATGAAGTCATTGTGGTCACCGTTCCTGATCCTGCAGCCATTACTGATGCATATGCGACCATTAAAATTACCAGTAAAACACAATCCAATATACATCTAATTTTAAACATGACCAAAAGTGAAAAAGAGGCGCAACTTATTTTTGATAAAATCAATAAAGTTGCGATGGCAAATATTGGAAACGGTTTAAAACTCAATTTGATTGGAAAATTGCCTGAAGATAAACTCATTTCAAAGAGTATCAAACAGCGTACACTCTTTACGAATGATGCTCCCAATTCACTGGCATCTTTAGATATGAAACGTATCGTCAACAATTTAGTTTATAAATTGGAACGAAAAGTGCTTAAAACGGATACAAATAAGAGCTTTGGAAGCTTTTTTAAGCGTATTATTGAGCAATTTTAG
- a CDS encoding RNA polymerase sigma factor FliA: MNPTLKKQQPNPYSQNLKKEQDELVLQYLPAVRAMAYRLRERLPASVDVNDLISIGTEEMIKLSRRYDKDQNDSFWGYGKKRVYGSMLDFLRSLDTMSRANRRLIKLVDQEITAYLAEHGNEPDDAYLAHVLNEDIEKIAEARNSAMIVSVMSLNEQVTILSGEDTAQKVEKDELMEMVQSILSTFNEREQMIIQLYYFEELNLKEISEVLDISESRISQIHKKLLAKIKEQLGINHG, encoded by the coding sequence ATGAATCCTACATTAAAAAAGCAGCAGCCTAATCCTTACAGCCAAAATCTTAAAAAAGAACAAGATGAACTTGTTTTGCAATATCTTCCTGCAGTACGAGCTATGGCGTATCGTCTGCGTGAAAGGCTTCCCGCTTCGGTAGATGTTAACGATTTGATTTCTATTGGTACCGAAGAGATGATTAAACTCTCTAGGCGCTACGATAAAGACCAAAATGACTCTTTTTGGGGATATGGTAAAAAACGTGTTTATGGCTCAATGCTTGATTTTTTACGTTCCTTAGATACGATGAGTAGAGCCAACAGACGCCTTATTAAACTAGTCGATCAAGAGATTACTGCGTATTTGGCTGAGCATGGCAATGAGCCTGATGATGCCTATTTGGCACACGTGTTAAATGAAGATATTGAAAAAATAGCAGAAGCACGAAACAGTGCTATGATTGTTTCTGTGATGTCACTCAATGAACAAGTGACAATTCTTTCAGGTGAAGACACTGCACAAAAAGTAGAAAAAGATGAGCTTATGGAAATGGTCCAGAGTATTCTTTCAACGTTTAATGAGCGTGAACAGATGATTATTCAACTCTATTATTTTGAAGAACTTAATCTAAAAGAGATCAGTGAAGTGTTAGATATTAGTGAGTCGCGTATTTCTCAGATTCATAAAAAACTTTTAGCAAAGATTAAAGAACAGTTGGGAATCAACCATGGCTGA